In the Neisseria sp. KEM232 genome, TGACGAACACACCGCCGCCCTCGACCCGAAAACCGCCGCCTTCGTGCTCGAACTCACAGAAAAAATCATCGCCGAAAACCGCCTCACTGCCATGATGGTCACCCACTCCATGCGCCAGGCGCTCGATTACGGAAGCCGCACCGTCATGCTGCACCGGGGCAGGGTGGTGCTGGACGTCGGCGGCAGCGAACGCGCGGGCATGGACGTTGCCGACCTGCTTGCCCTGTTCGAGCAGACGCGCGGCGAACAGATCGCCGACGACAGCCTGCTGCTCGACTGATACCGCCAAAGGCCGTCTGAAAAACGCCGCTTCGACAGAAGCGGCGTTTTTCAGACGGCCACAACATTCAGACGGCCACAACTTTTCAGATACCGCAGTTTGGTCGGCTGCATTCGGCCGCTGCATCTGCACGGCCGTTTTGCAAAAAAATCTTTCGTGCCGCCGCTCTCTCCAAAGCACGGCGGCGGGAGTAGAATGCTGCCGAAACAAACGTTTCACTGCCGGTTCGGGCCGTCCGGCAGACCTCCCGCCCCGCGGCCGCGTCTGCCCGCACAACCTGCCCGGTTTTCTTCCTATCTCAAATAAGGAGCAGACTCATGAAAGCAGCACGTTTCTACGACAAAGGCGACATCCGCATCGAAGACATCCCCGAACCCACCGTCGCCCCCGGCACGGTCGGCATCAATGTGGCCTGGTGCGGCATCTGCGGCACCGACCTGCACGAATTTATGGAAGGCCCGATCTTCATTCCGCCCTGCGGCCACCCGCACCCGATTTCCGGCGAATCGGCGCCGGTAACGATGGGACACGAATTTTCCGGCGTGGTGTATGCCGTCGGCGAAGGCGTGGACGACATCAAAGTCGGCCAGCACGTTGTGGTCGAACCTTACATCGTGCGCGATGACGTGCCGACCGGCCCGGGCAGCAACTACCATCTTTCCAAAGACATGAACTTCATCGGCTTGGGTGGTTGCGGCGGCGGCTTGTCCGAAAAAATCGCCGTCAAACGCCGCTGGGTGCATCCGATTTCCGACAAAATTCCGCTTGACCAAGCCGCATTGATCGAACCGCTGTCCGTCGGCCACCACGCCTATGTGCGAAGCGGCGCGAAAGCGGGCGACACGGCACTGGTGGGCGGCGCGGGTCCGATTGGTCTGCTGCTGGCGGCGGTTCTGAAAGCCAAAGGCTTGAAAGTCATCATCACCGAATTGAGCAAAGCGCGCAAAGACAAAGCCCGCGAAGCCGGTGTGGCCGACTACATTCTCGACCCGTCGGAAGTGGACGTAGTGGAAGAAGTGAAGAAACTCACCAACGGCGAAGGCGTGGACGTGGCCTTCGAGTGCACCAGCGTCAACAAAGTGATGGACACGCTGATTGAAGCCTGCAAACCCACCGCCAAAATGGTGATTGTGTCGATTTGGAGCCATCCGGCCACGATTAACGTACACAGCGTGGTGATGAAGGAATTGGACGTGCGCGGCACCATCGCCTACTGCAACGACCATCAGGAAACCATCAAATTGGTGGAAGAAGGCAAAATCAATCTCGAACCTTTCATCACCCAGCGCATCAAACTCGACGAGCTGGTTTCGGAAGGCTTCGAGCGGCTGATTCACAATAACGAATCGGCGGTGAAGATTATCGTCAATCCGAATCTGTAAGCCGTTTAATTTGAATGCAGAAAGGCCGTCTGAAATATTTTCAGACGGCCTTTTATAGTCAGGCAGGGTTTGGAAACCCGACATTTTCCATGCTGTTAAAACTTTGTCCGGTCTCGCTCCAAGCCGCCGATGTGTTCCGTCATTCCCGCGCAGGCGGGAATCTTGTCTGAGCCGCAACACACGGTAGTGAAACCATGCGTCCGTAACCGGTAAAAGATTCCCGCCTGCGCGGGAATGACGGCGGTTTAAGCTTTCAGACGGCCTCTTGCCGCAATGCCGAATGTCAATCCCCTAGCGCTGCTGCGCCGCGTTGGCGAGGTTTTTCACCGGGGCGAGGCTGACCGAGCCGCCCTGGCCGGTAATCCATTTGTTTTCCACGCGCCAGATGCGGGCGGTGTCTTCGAGGCGGACGTACCAGTGTTGGGTGGGAGGCAGGGTGGCGAAGCGTCCGGTAAATTCGGTTTTGTCGCCCGAGGGCGGGGCGGCGGATTTTTGCAGGACGATGCTTTGGTCGAATTCTTTTTTCGCCGGATGCATCAGGGTCAGTTTGACGGGCACGCTGTTTTCGAAGCGGCCGGAAAGGTAGACGCGCACGGCGCTGCCGTCGGGGCTGATGAGCACTTGGGCGTTGATGCCGCGTTCGATGGCGGCGGTGTCGCGCTTGATGTCGAGGTCGATGTGTTTGCCGTCTTTGTAGTAGTCGTCGCTGACGAGGTCGGAGCTGTTGCTGGCGGCCAGCCAGAGGGTGACGAAGGCGGCAACGACGACGATGGCGGGGCCGGACATCAGCAGCCACGGCCAGGGTTCTTTGTACCAGGGTTTAGGGGTTTGCCCGTTCACGGTCATTCTCCGATGAAGTTGGATTTTTCGGTGATGGTGTGGCCTTCGGCGCTGCCTTCTTCGCGGTAGGTGAAGGTGAATTCGATGGAGTGGCTGCCTTTGTCGGCGTATTCGGGGATGGTGGAAACCTGCACGGGGATGGTGAGGGTTTCGCGTCCGCCGACTTTGACGCCGCCTTCGGGCAGGCCGGTGAGGGCGATGTCGTCGAAACCGGCGACGGCGGCGGTGACGGTCTGCTCTTTTTCGCTGTTGTTGATGATGCGCAGGTTGTAGGCGTTTTCCAGCCAGCCTTTGCTGTTTTCGCGCACCATCACGCCCCTGTCTTTAATGATGTCGACGCGCAGGGTCTGGCGGGTGGCCACGCCGACGAGGAAGGCGGTAACGACCACGGCCAGGACGGCGCCGTAGCCGATAACGCGCGGGCGCAGCAGTTGTTTTTTGATGTCGCCGTCGCCGTATTTGTGTTCGAGGACATTTTCGGTGGTGTAGCGGATAAGGCCGCGCGGATAGCCCATTTTGTCCATGATGTCGTCGCAGGCGTCGATGCAGGCGGCGCAGCCGATGCATTCGTATTGCAGGCCGTCGCGGATGTCGATGCCGACGGGGCAGACCTGCACGCACATGGTGCAGTTGATGCAGTCGCCCAAATCGGTTTCGTCGCGGCCGACGTTTTTCTTGCGTGCGCCGCGCGGCTCGCCGCGTTCGGTGTCGTAGGAGATGATGAGGGTGTCGGGGTCGAACATTGCGCTTTGGAAGCGGGCGTAGGGACACATGTGTTTGCACACCTGTTCGCGCATCTGGTGGGCGAAGAGCCAGGTGACGAAGCCGTAGAAGGCGGCGGCAAAGAGGGCGCCGCCGCCCGCCTGTCCGTTAAAGAGGGCGGGCACGAAGTCGCGGATGGGGGTGAACCAGCCGGCGAAGGTGATGCCCGTCCAGGCGCAGACGGCGAAAATCAGCAGGTATTTGGTGAGCTTGATGCGGATTTTGCGCGCGTTCCACGGTTCTTTGTCGAGTTTCAGGCGCTTGTTGCGGTCTCCTTCGACGAAGTGGTCTATCCACAGCATGATTTCGGTGTACACGGTTTGCGGGCAGGCGTAGCCGCACCACAGGCGTCCGGCCACGGTTGTCCACCAAAACAGGCCGAAGGCGCAGATAATCAGCAGCAGGGCGAGGTAAATCAGGTCGGCCATGCCGAAGGAGAGGTTGAAGATGAAGAAGTGGCGGTTGGGAATGTCGAACAGCACGGCCTGCCGCCCCGACCAGTTGAACCACGGGATGCAGTAGAACACAAACTGGGTGGCAAGGATGGCTGCGATGCGCAGCTTGGCAAAACGGCCTTCGGCCTTTTTCGGATGGATGCGCTTGCCGGATTCGTAGAGCTTGATCACCTGCTCTTTGGGCTTGCCTGCCGCTTTGGTTTTTGCGGCGGGTTTGGCTTTCGCGTCGGCTGCGTCATTGATTTTGATGGCGGGTTTGGCTTTGGTTTCGCCCGACGGAGCGGCGGCGGTTTCGGGGCTTGAACCGCCTTCCGGTTCGGGATTGGCGGCATCGTTTTTCTGCTGTTCGGCCATGGCGGTGTTCCTTTGGTTTGCGGTTTGTTTATAACTTGAAATTATAGGCTTATGGCGGCTCTGGATTATACGCCCTTATCCTGCGGGCGGTTTTGCGCAGAGAGGCCGTTTATGGCCTTCATACACTATTTCAATCCCGCCGTTTCTGCGGCTTCATATTGCATTTTCATGAATAAAGGCCGTCTGAATTTGCTATAATACGCCGTTTTTTCATTCCGCCTCCCGCCATGCAGCTGACCGTTATCGGACTGAACCACCAAACCGCGCCGCTGGGCATCCGCGAGAAACTGGCGTTTTCCG is a window encoding:
- a CDS encoding 2,3-butanediol dehydrogenase, with the protein product MKAARFYDKGDIRIEDIPEPTVAPGTVGINVAWCGICGTDLHEFMEGPIFIPPCGHPHPISGESAPVTMGHEFSGVVYAVGEGVDDIKVGQHVVVEPYIVRDDVPTGPGSNYHLSKDMNFIGLGGCGGGLSEKIAVKRRWVHPISDKIPLDQAALIEPLSVGHHAYVRSGAKAGDTALVGGAGPIGLLLAAVLKAKGLKVIITELSKARKDKAREAGVADYILDPSEVDVVEEVKKLTNGEGVDVAFECTSVNKVMDTLIEACKPTAKMVIVSIWSHPATINVHSVVMKELDVRGTIAYCNDHQETIKLVEEGKINLEPFITQRIKLDELVSEGFERLIHNNESAVKIIVNPNL
- a CDS encoding FixH family protein, whose protein sequence is MNGQTPKPWYKEPWPWLLMSGPAIVVVAAFVTLWLAASNSSDLVSDDYYKDGKHIDLDIKRDTAAIERGINAQVLISPDGSAVRVYLSGRFENSVPVKLTLMHPAKKEFDQSIVLQKSAAPPSGDKTEFTGRFATLPPTQHWYVRLEDTARIWRVENKWITGQGGSVSLAPVKNLANAAQQR
- the ccoG gene encoding cytochrome c oxidase accessory protein CcoG; protein product: MAEQQKNDAANPEPEGGSSPETAAAPSGETKAKPAIKINDAADAKAKPAAKTKAAGKPKEQVIKLYESGKRIHPKKAEGRFAKLRIAAILATQFVFYCIPWFNWSGRQAVLFDIPNRHFFIFNLSFGMADLIYLALLLIICAFGLFWWTTVAGRLWCGYACPQTVYTEIMLWIDHFVEGDRNKRLKLDKEPWNARKIRIKLTKYLLIFAVCAWTGITFAGWFTPIRDFVPALFNGQAGGGALFAAAFYGFVTWLFAHQMREQVCKHMCPYARFQSAMFDPDTLIISYDTERGEPRGARKKNVGRDETDLGDCINCTMCVQVCPVGIDIRDGLQYECIGCAACIDACDDIMDKMGYPRGLIRYTTENVLEHKYGDGDIKKQLLRPRVIGYGAVLAVVVTAFLVGVATRQTLRVDIIKDRGVMVRENSKGWLENAYNLRIINNSEKEQTVTAAVAGFDDIALTGLPEGGVKVGGRETLTIPVQVSTIPEYADKGSHSIEFTFTYREEGSAEGHTITEKSNFIGE